One Vibrio penaeicida DNA segment encodes these proteins:
- a CDS encoding carbohydrate ABC transporter permease, whose amino-acid sequence MKYQNNFGFPLIMIAPAVALIGLLMYYPMFGTFIESLYATSFINPEPEFVGFQLYSKLLSQEQFWQIIQNSVAWTFGVIVLQNLFGFLTALLLNEKIPGQGLMRSLVLLPWVLPGIVAAIVWRFMYDPQLGLINSMFLSGSLIDEAIAWLATPDTAMFAVVIAAVWKGFPFSTVVYLAALQSVDKEQIEAAIVDGAGPFRRLIEIIIPAVRHVVAINLLLTAILTFNYFDMVWVLTRGGPKDSTHIFPTKIFELGFGQFRFGEAATYGVMSILILVVLLSVYFWLQKRESR is encoded by the coding sequence ATGAAGTACCAGAATAATTTTGGATTTCCTCTAATAATGATCGCGCCTGCCGTCGCGCTTATCGGATTGTTGATGTATTACCCAATGTTTGGCACGTTCATCGAAAGTTTATACGCCACATCATTCATCAACCCCGAACCAGAATTCGTGGGATTTCAGCTATACAGCAAATTGCTATCACAGGAGCAGTTCTGGCAAATCATTCAAAACTCCGTTGCATGGACGTTTGGTGTAATCGTTTTGCAAAACCTGTTTGGTTTTTTAACGGCACTTTTATTGAACGAGAAAATACCCGGACAAGGGTTAATGCGCTCTCTAGTGCTGCTTCCTTGGGTGCTACCGGGAATAGTGGCAGCCATAGTATGGCGCTTCATGTATGACCCTCAATTGGGGCTCATCAATTCTATGTTCCTGTCTGGCTCTTTGATTGACGAAGCCATTGCATGGTTAGCCACTCCTGACACCGCCATGTTTGCAGTTGTGATAGCCGCCGTTTGGAAAGGCTTCCCATTTTCAACGGTTGTGTATCTCGCTGCATTACAAAGTGTCGATAAGGAACAAATAGAGGCAGCCATCGTGGATGGGGCTGGACCATTTCGTCGCCTGATAGAAATCATCATTCCCGCCGTTCGACATGTGGTAGCGATCAACTTACTGCTTACCGCCATTCTAACCTTCAACTACTTCGACATGGTTTGGGTACTTACCCGTGGTGGTCCTAAAGACAGCACTCATATTTTCCCCACAAAGATCTTTGAATTGGGTTTCGGTCAGTTTCGATTCGGAGAAGCGGCAACTTACGGCGTGATGTCGATTCTTATCTTAGTGGTTTTACTCTCGGTTTACTTCTGGCTACAAAAAAGGGAGAGCCGATGA
- a CDS encoding carbohydrate ABC transporter permease, with amino-acid sequence MSPNMKIKLNMKQLALLTGQLLLALIILLPIFWMVSVSLKPSTEAFAIPAKLWPDSPTFENYSNAFRPEFRQYFFNSVVVSLSTLVISTSLALMAAYAFTRFQIKIMAIFLGLILVSQMFPSSAIIIPIYKMMDDADLLNTKLSLIIAYITITLPVATWMLKGFMENIPAVLDEAAAMDGAKPMRIFFEIVLPLCRPGVIATSVYILIVTWQEFLFALSFTTTQEMRTLPVGMNDFIGQYGIRYGELMASSVMISLPIVVVFFFLQKHFVAGLTAGSVKG; translated from the coding sequence ATGAGCCCCAATATGAAAATCAAACTCAACATGAAGCAGCTAGCGCTACTGACAGGTCAATTACTGCTGGCGTTGATCATTTTGCTGCCAATTTTTTGGATGGTGTCAGTTTCTCTAAAACCGTCCACCGAAGCGTTCGCCATTCCGGCAAAGCTGTGGCCGGACAGCCCAACCTTTGAAAACTACAGTAACGCCTTCCGCCCAGAATTTAGGCAGTATTTCTTCAACAGCGTCGTCGTTTCTTTAAGCACTTTGGTCATATCCACTAGCCTCGCTCTAATGGCTGCTTATGCCTTTACACGATTTCAGATAAAAATCATGGCGATTTTCCTTGGCTTGATTCTGGTGTCACAAATGTTTCCTTCCAGTGCCATCATCATTCCCATATACAAAATGATGGACGACGCCGATTTACTCAATACCAAGCTGTCTCTCATTATTGCTTACATCACCATAACCCTTCCCGTGGCAACTTGGATGCTGAAAGGGTTTATGGAAAATATCCCCGCTGTGCTCGACGAAGCTGCAGCGATGGATGGCGCCAAGCCAATGCGAATTTTTTTCGAAATTGTCCTCCCGCTCTGCCGCCCCGGTGTCATCGCCACCAGCGTGTACATTTTAATTGTCACATGGCAGGAGTTCCTATTTGCTCTGTCGTTTACTACCACTCAAGAAATGCGAACTTTGCCTGTCGGGATGAACGACTTTATTGGTCAGTATGGCATTCGATACGGCGAACTCATGGCGAGCTCCGTCATGATTTCATTGCCTATTGTGGTGGTGTTTTTCTTCCTACAAAAACACTTTGTTGCAGGTCTCACTGCTGGCTCTGTAAAAGGATGA
- a CDS encoding lactonase family protein, with product MANHQKILIGSYTQSIGAMTGEGKGISSVHMNLETGAFDKLALISDEQNPAYLTSQDGRVFAINEFANGKGAGLSVHDIKNHQLTLLDSNLVDGDYPCHVAVNSNQTLAVTSNYGTGNFSVFSLSSDRLEHTHTIQHAGNGPNTDRQEGPHAHFACFLKQTNELVTVDLGTDRVSFYPISNTLINESEVQHVQTPPGSGPRHLVFSQDELKAYVLCELSEEVLVLKKNENDIWEIASTISPFVEHNEGGAAAAIRLSSDEKFVYVSGRQQSSIVCLKVEVSGDLGVIQTISSGGLNPRDFNLTPNGKWLVVANQDTNNLVSYRRNEESGTLQETGYSISTGNPVCVQFF from the coding sequence ATGGCAAATCATCAAAAGATTCTTATCGGTAGCTACACTCAATCCATTGGAGCCATGACAGGGGAAGGAAAAGGTATTTCCTCTGTCCACATGAATTTAGAAACAGGCGCTTTCGACAAACTTGCGCTGATATCTGATGAGCAAAATCCTGCTTACTTGACCTCTCAGGATGGGCGAGTTTTCGCAATTAATGAGTTCGCCAATGGAAAAGGGGCAGGCTTGTCAGTGCACGATATTAAAAACCACCAGCTGACCCTGCTCGATAGCAATCTGGTTGATGGTGATTATCCGTGCCACGTTGCAGTAAACTCAAATCAAACACTAGCAGTGACGTCTAATTATGGCACTGGCAATTTCAGTGTATTCTCGCTCAGCAGTGATCGGCTAGAACACACACACACAATCCAACATGCTGGTAATGGTCCAAATACTGATAGGCAGGAAGGACCTCACGCTCACTTTGCATGTTTTTTAAAACAAACCAATGAATTAGTCACGGTAGACCTTGGTACGGACCGAGTGAGCTTTTATCCCATATCCAACACCCTCATCAACGAATCTGAAGTTCAGCACGTTCAAACACCACCAGGTAGTGGTCCTCGCCACTTGGTTTTCTCACAAGATGAGCTCAAAGCTTATGTGCTTTGCGAGTTGTCTGAAGAAGTTTTGGTTCTTAAAAAGAATGAAAACGACATTTGGGAAATAGCATCAACCATTTCTCCATTTGTAGAACACAATGAAGGTGGTGCTGCCGCAGCGATACGTTTATCTTCAGATGAGAAGTTTGTTTATGTTTCAGGTAGACAGCAATCTTCTATCGTCTGTTTAAAGGTGGAAGTCTCCGGTGATTTGGGCGTAATTCAAACCATATCATCAGGTGGGTTAAACCCTCGGGATTTTAACCTGACGCCAAACGGAAAATGGTTAGTTGTCGCGAATCAAGATACGAACAATTTGGTGTCTTATCGCCGCAATGAAGAAAGCGGGACATTACAAGAAACGGGGTACAGCATCTCGACTGGTAACCCCGTATGTGTGCAGTTTTTTTAG
- a CDS encoding 2-octaprenyl-3-methyl-6-methoxy-1,4-benzoquinol hydroxylase, translating into MKKFDIAVIGGGMVGAAVAVGFAKQGKEVLVVEHHQPEAYDSTQPMDLRVSAISQSSVNFLEELGAWNTIESTRVCPYIRLETWDMPECRTRFHSDELNLEQLGFIVENRMVQLGLWDAMAKLSNITLKCPDTLEAIEDNLDSRVLRLASGEEYQATWVIGADGANSKVRDIAQIGVTAWDYRQHCMLVNVTTDKPQQDITWQQFTSSGPRSFLPLPGYQGSVVWYDSPQKIRSLLAMNHTQLATTIMDEFPAELGTITVEQAGAFPLTRRHAQCYHQKGCVLVGDAAHTINPLAGQGVNLGFKDVKALLEQSDSLGLTKQALDQYQSIRKRDNLLMQTGMDVFYKVFKDTFPPIAFARNAALKLAEHSGPIKQQVLRYALGL; encoded by the coding sequence ATGAAAAAGTTTGATATTGCCGTGATTGGTGGGGGTATGGTTGGTGCTGCTGTGGCGGTGGGGTTTGCCAAACAAGGGAAAGAAGTGTTGGTTGTTGAACATCATCAGCCTGAAGCTTATGACTCTACCCAGCCAATGGATTTGCGCGTATCTGCAATTTCTCAATCTTCAGTGAACTTTCTCGAAGAACTTGGAGCTTGGAATACTATCGAAAGCACCCGTGTATGCCCATACATACGCCTTGAAACGTGGGATATGCCAGAGTGTCGCACACGATTTCATTCCGACGAACTCAACCTTGAGCAACTGGGCTTCATTGTAGAGAACCGTATGGTGCAGTTGGGGTTGTGGGATGCGATGGCTAAGCTAAGTAATATCACGCTAAAGTGCCCAGATACGTTAGAGGCGATAGAAGATAATTTGGATTCTAGAGTGCTTCGTTTAGCCAGCGGGGAAGAATATCAAGCGACATGGGTGATTGGAGCCGATGGAGCAAATTCGAAGGTGAGAGACATTGCTCAAATAGGTGTTACTGCTTGGGATTACCGCCAGCATTGCATGTTGGTTAATGTCACAACAGATAAGCCTCAGCAAGATATTACTTGGCAGCAATTTACCTCGTCTGGACCTCGTTCATTCTTGCCTCTACCGGGGTATCAGGGCTCGGTTGTTTGGTATGACTCGCCGCAAAAAATTCGTTCTCTACTGGCGATGAATCATACTCAGCTGGCAACAACTATTATGGATGAATTCCCAGCTGAACTCGGCACAATAACGGTAGAGCAAGCCGGTGCTTTTCCGCTCACGAGACGCCATGCACAGTGCTACCATCAAAAAGGCTGTGTGTTAGTAGGAGACGCTGCCCACACTATTAATCCTTTAGCGGGGCAGGGCGTTAATTTGGGATTCAAAGATGTAAAAGCGTTGCTAGAACAAAGTGATTCGCTGGGTTTGACCAAACAAGCTTTGGATCAGTATCAATCGATTCGTAAGCGCGACAACCTCCTAATGCAAACAGGGATGGATGTATTTTACAAAGTCTTTAAAGACACATTCCCTCCCATCGCATTTGCACGAAACGCGGCATTGAAACTCGCAGAGCACTCCGGTCCTATTAAGCAACAAGTTCTGCGCTATGCGCTCGGTTTATAG
- a CDS encoding substrate-binding domain-containing protein, with amino-acid sequence MNQRLREQAILNVLENRRNVSIAQLAQEFPQVANVTIRRDVARLAKSGKLERSHGAVHAVKNITPPPLPQENIGLDEVDALILPPIHEPWGDLLKQRALANGLPVLSESAPDSQCTYIGPDNLEAGYQLGKFAASQLNRDEVKCANVLLINHAQLSNAQQRTKGFLRGFNQFYLGELQMLSIDGFGHYRTALRQIQDALTTHPDINVLFGVNDHSILAGLEATKGRHDIYAYSIGLEGDDLLDELTYGNRLHACVALYPELVGYMAAHTVAKLVSGIVPQPVLTPFDVLTGQDVHTRFTRQNDHWVLKQNLSELAGRDFSVDKSSLPPARIMFVPHFIDHNWYRKLAKSLESECQYLGLQCEIQPPEIQFHKEVNHARERIAQMAVKVLKRESKIFINHGVFAMPLSSALIEAAGKHTVVTNSLDAFEFFQQYKHDFRIILTGGELLSGQRALTGSACFSTLEQIRVDKTFLSVDGISAKFGISMNDEACSVVAKTAIARSHQTLVLGEASQMGAEENYLIAPLHDITDVMTDLGTIPAQRLELSANGIRVHLAEDYLKSEDKTQAVMHQNKQGDSL; translated from the coding sequence ATGAACCAAAGGCTCCGCGAACAAGCCATATTGAACGTACTAGAGAACCGTAGAAACGTCTCTATAGCGCAGCTTGCTCAGGAGTTTCCACAAGTAGCAAACGTCACTATTCGAAGAGACGTCGCACGGCTGGCAAAAAGTGGAAAACTGGAACGCTCTCATGGCGCTGTTCATGCCGTTAAAAATATAACGCCTCCCCCGCTCCCCCAAGAAAATATCGGGCTTGATGAAGTTGATGCGCTGATCCTTCCTCCTATCCATGAACCATGGGGCGACTTACTCAAGCAACGAGCATTAGCAAACGGGCTTCCTGTCTTGTCTGAATCAGCTCCCGATTCTCAGTGCACTTATATTGGTCCGGATAATTTAGAGGCAGGCTACCAACTAGGAAAATTTGCCGCTAGTCAGCTCAATCGTGATGAAGTGAAGTGCGCAAATGTTCTACTCATTAACCATGCACAACTCTCTAACGCACAACAAAGAACAAAAGGGTTTTTACGGGGTTTTAACCAATTTTACTTAGGTGAACTCCAGATGCTATCGATTGATGGGTTTGGGCATTACAGAACCGCACTGCGACAAATACAAGATGCGCTCACAACGCATCCGGATATCAATGTTTTGTTCGGCGTGAATGACCACTCGATTCTTGCTGGGTTAGAAGCCACAAAAGGTCGGCATGACATTTACGCCTATTCAATCGGATTAGAAGGCGATGATTTACTGGATGAACTCACTTACGGCAACCGACTTCACGCATGTGTCGCTTTATATCCAGAATTGGTTGGCTACATGGCGGCACACACAGTAGCCAAGTTGGTTAGCGGCATTGTTCCCCAACCAGTATTGACCCCTTTTGATGTTTTGACAGGGCAAGATGTACACACTCGGTTTACTCGGCAAAATGATCATTGGGTTTTAAAACAAAACCTATCCGAGTTGGCTGGTCGTGACTTTTCTGTAGACAAAAGCAGCTTACCACCAGCAAGAATCATGTTTGTGCCGCACTTTATCGATCACAACTGGTACCGAAAACTGGCGAAAAGTTTGGAATCAGAATGCCAATACTTAGGGCTACAATGTGAGATCCAACCGCCTGAAATCCAATTTCACAAAGAAGTAAATCATGCTCGAGAACGCATTGCCCAAATGGCAGTGAAGGTACTCAAGCGTGAAAGCAAAATATTCATTAATCACGGCGTTTTCGCCATGCCTTTGTCTTCAGCTTTGATTGAGGCAGCTGGCAAACACACCGTTGTGACCAACTCTCTGGATGCCTTTGAATTTTTCCAACAATACAAACACGATTTTCGGATCATCTTAACAGGTGGAGAGCTTTTGTCTGGTCAGCGCGCACTGACAGGCTCTGCTTGCTTTTCAACGTTAGAACAAATTCGAGTCGACAAAACCTTTCTTTCCGTGGATGGCATTTCAGCCAAGTTTGGTATCAGTATGAACGACGAAGCATGCTCAGTCGTAGCCAAAACCGCCATTGCCCGCTCGCATCAAACACTGGTTTTAGGCGAAGCCAGCCAGATGGGCGCGGAAGAAAATTACCTGATTGCTCCATTGCATGACATTACTGATGTTATGACAGATTTAGGCACCATTCCCGCACAGCGGCTAGAGCTGTCGGCAAATGGTATACGCGTTCACCTTGCCGAAGACTACTTGAAGTCTGAAGACAAGACACAAGCAGTGATGCACCAAAATAAACAAGGAGATAGTTTATGA
- a CDS encoding ABC transporter substrate-binding protein has translation MKRLSTRLRSLCASISLVLMVSAPTVQAEDITIRFWDNQQTESGLSDYQKASVALFEKENPGIKVDVTTVPYPEYQQRLLTAVRSGNAPDISTVDQIWLAAFAEAGAIIPLDKKMNAASMNAGQFFPGAWSSVRYKDKTWGVPFNVDVWQFSYVNNALFKKAGIEPDSIVTWSGLKSAAKALTDTSKGQYGVGLFGHKGEDTVVIVNSFIFSNGGQVLDSSGQCKLNEKPAVEALAYLQDLSQYAPKGILNASSGDMRELFLNGSLAIEFWPALEQPTLKKSSIDWDFVNGHAPAGKTPIGTYGGWNLVVYKGSKHQEAAWKFAQFLTRQDINGKVVDLLPANVNAAQKFVDANRHKPDAIIEHLNNASPRPLSSRYLEIADIQMAMIQDLFDGTDAQKAADSACIKINQL, from the coding sequence ATGAAGCGTCTCAGTACACGTTTGCGCAGTTTATGCGCCTCTATCAGCTTAGTGCTGATGGTGTCTGCACCCACAGTTCAAGCAGAAGACATAACCATCCGCTTTTGGGATAACCAACAGACTGAATCTGGTTTGAGTGACTACCAAAAAGCGTCTGTCGCACTATTTGAAAAAGAAAACCCAGGGATCAAAGTAGATGTAACAACCGTGCCCTACCCTGAATATCAACAAAGGCTTCTGACAGCAGTAAGAAGTGGCAATGCCCCCGATATTTCAACGGTAGACCAGATCTGGCTAGCCGCATTTGCAGAAGCAGGAGCGATTATCCCACTCGATAAGAAAATGAATGCGGCTTCAATGAATGCAGGGCAATTCTTTCCCGGCGCTTGGTCTTCAGTTCGATACAAAGACAAAACTTGGGGGGTCCCATTCAATGTAGACGTGTGGCAATTCAGTTACGTCAACAACGCGTTATTCAAAAAGGCAGGTATCGAGCCTGACTCAATCGTCACTTGGAGTGGGCTAAAGTCCGCTGCAAAAGCACTAACAGACACTTCCAAGGGACAATATGGCGTTGGTTTGTTTGGTCATAAAGGCGAAGACACCGTCGTGATCGTCAACTCCTTTATCTTCTCCAATGGCGGTCAAGTCTTAGATAGCAGTGGGCAATGTAAGTTAAACGAAAAACCGGCGGTTGAAGCTTTAGCGTATCTTCAAGATCTCTCGCAATACGCCCCTAAAGGTATTCTAAATGCTTCCAGTGGAGACATGCGAGAGCTATTCCTTAATGGTTCATTAGCCATTGAGTTTTGGCCAGCTTTAGAACAACCCACATTGAAGAAATCCAGTATAGATTGGGACTTTGTAAACGGTCACGCCCCTGCTGGTAAAACCCCGATTGGTACTTACGGCGGCTGGAATTTAGTCGTGTACAAAGGTTCCAAACACCAAGAAGCGGCGTGGAAATTTGCCCAATTCCTCACAAGGCAAGACATCAATGGAAAAGTCGTCGACCTTCTTCCTGCTAACGTCAACGCAGCGCAAAAGTTTGTTGATGCTAATCGCCACAAGCCAGACGCAATCATTGAGCACTTGAATAACGCATCACCTCGACCACTGTCTTCTCGGTATTTGGAAATTGCCGATATTCAAATGGCAATGATTCAAGATCTCTTTGATGGCACGGATGCACAAAAAGCAGCGGACTCGGCTTGCATCAAGATCAATCAGTTGTAA
- a CDS encoding SDR family NAD(P)-dependent oxidoreductase, with protein sequence MNKNEHIGGDQLVNQVAVVTGGAEGIGLACVEVLATHGATVIIADINQTQGEEIANQLKLDGLDVHYYFTDVSSPDSVNQLFQWVHQKNWLVSIMINNAAVALSGDAVEISEERWNQVINTNLSGVWRGIKHSVPDMKKVGKGAIVNISSAQAFAGFHGWSAYAAAKGGINALTRQSAIEFAPDGIRVNAVAPGTIMTPMNEKIFDEVDNPEELRQRWNDNHPIGRFGQPNEVAQAVLFLATEQSSFITGQILITDGGMLVKGD encoded by the coding sequence ATGAATAAAAACGAGCATATTGGGGGAGATCAGCTGGTGAACCAAGTTGCCGTGGTGACAGGCGGAGCAGAAGGTATTGGGTTAGCGTGCGTCGAAGTTTTAGCTACCCATGGCGCAACGGTCATCATTGCCGATATCAATCAGACCCAAGGAGAAGAGATAGCCAATCAGCTTAAATTGGATGGGTTGGATGTTCACTATTATTTTACCGATGTTTCCTCCCCTGATTCGGTAAACCAGTTATTCCAGTGGGTGCACCAAAAAAATTGGCTGGTCAGTATCATGATCAACAATGCGGCAGTGGCGTTATCCGGTGACGCCGTTGAGATATCAGAAGAACGGTGGAATCAGGTAATAAACACTAACTTATCTGGTGTATGGCGTGGCATAAAACATTCCGTACCGGATATGAAAAAGGTGGGTAAAGGAGCGATAGTCAATATCAGTTCAGCGCAGGCCTTTGCTGGGTTTCATGGTTGGAGTGCTTATGCTGCCGCAAAGGGAGGCATTAACGCTCTCACTCGCCAGAGCGCCATTGAGTTTGCACCCGATGGCATCCGAGTCAACGCTGTCGCGCCCGGCACCATCATGACCCCCATGAACGAGAAGATTTTTGATGAAGTTGATAACCCAGAAGAACTTCGCCAGCGGTGGAATGACAACCACCCCATAGGTCGATTTGGTCAGCCAAACGAAGTGGCGCAAGCGGTGCTCTTTCTCGCCACAGAACAATCGAGCTTCATCACCGGGCAAATACTCATCACCGATGGCGGTATGCTGGTGAAAGGAGATTAA
- the ychF gene encoding redox-regulated ATPase YchF, translating into MGFKCGIVGLPNVGKSTLFNALTKAGIEAANFPFCTIEPNTGVVPVPDLRLDALAKIVNPKKILPTTMEFVDIAGLVAGASKGEGLGNKFLANIRETDAIGHVVRCFENENIVHVAGKVSPIEDIEVINLELALADLDSCERAIHRNTKKAKGGDKDAKFELTVLEKLLPVLTEGGMARTVDLAKEELAAVGYLNFLTLKPTMYIANVNEDGFENNPYLDAVREYAENENNVVVAVCASIESELSELDDEDREEFLADMGIEEPGLNRVIRSGYELLTLQTYFTAGVKEVRAWTIPVGATAPQSAGKIHTDFEKGFIRAEVVGYDDFIQFNGESGAKEAGKWRLEGKDYIVKDGDVVHFRFNV; encoded by the coding sequence ATGGGTTTTAAATGTGGCATCGTTGGTTTGCCAAATGTTGGTAAATCAACTCTGTTTAACGCACTGACTAAAGCAGGCATCGAGGCAGCAAACTTTCCTTTCTGTACTATCGAGCCAAACACAGGCGTAGTACCTGTTCCAGATTTGCGTTTAGACGCATTAGCGAAAATTGTTAATCCGAAAAAAATCTTGCCAACAACAATGGAATTTGTCGACATCGCAGGTTTGGTTGCGGGCGCATCCAAAGGTGAAGGGCTCGGTAACAAATTCCTTGCAAACATTCGTGAAACAGATGCGATTGGTCATGTTGTTCGCTGTTTCGAGAACGAAAATATTGTTCACGTAGCGGGTAAAGTTTCTCCAATTGAAGATATTGAAGTCATCAACCTAGAACTTGCATTGGCTGATTTGGATTCTTGTGAGCGCGCTATACACCGCAACACTAAGAAAGCCAAAGGCGGCGACAAAGACGCGAAGTTTGAACTGACTGTTCTTGAAAAACTGCTTCCTGTTCTAACAGAAGGTGGAATGGCTCGTACGGTTGATCTTGCAAAAGAAGAACTGGCAGCCGTAGGCTACTTGAACTTCCTAACACTTAAGCCAACCATGTACATTGCCAATGTGAATGAAGATGGCTTTGAAAACAACCCATACCTAGATGCAGTACGTGAGTACGCCGAGAATGAAAACAACGTTGTTGTCGCTGTTTGTGCATCTATCGAATCAGAACTGTCTGAGCTAGACGATGAAGACCGCGAAGAATTCCTTGCCGATATGGGCATTGAAGAACCAGGGTTGAACCGTGTAATTCGTTCTGGCTACGAGTTGTTAACGCTGCAAACTTACTTCACCGCAGGTGTAAAAGAAGTGCGTGCATGGACAATTCCAGTTGGTGCAACAGCTCCTCAATCTGCTGGAAAAATCCACACTGATTTTGAGAAAGGTTTCATCCGTGCAGAAGTCGTTGGGTATGATGATTTCATCCAATTCAACGGAGAAAGCGGTGCAAAAGAAGCCGGTAAATGGCGTCTAGAAGGTAAAGACTACATTGTGAAAGATGGTGACGTCGTTCACTTCCGCTTCAACGTTTAA
- a CDS encoding ABC transporter ATP-binding protein → MASVELKQLSKSWSTVTSVDNLNLNIRDREFLVLLGPSGCGKSTTMRMIAGLEKPSQGDILIDGKRVNELPPNERDLAMVFQSYALYPHKTVRNNIDFPLKVQGLSKSQRNEMIDEVAKRVELDSLLDRKPAQLSGGQRQRVALARAIVRQPKLFLLDEPLSNLDAKLRSSMRAELKKLQHELAVTTIYVTHDQVEAMTLADRIVVINQGKIQQVGTPEEIYDKPQNTFVATFLGNPPMNIIPCDHINLCRSLAVPEGAVTLGIRPENIQLVNDPNAIIQATVTLTELLGDSYLYTLSLKNRVLMVKTSRQMQVNTGETIGLGFSSEHTHWFDSAGERIEPISMRLQ, encoded by the coding sequence ATGGCCTCTGTTGAACTCAAACAACTCTCCAAATCTTGGTCTACAGTGACCAGCGTTGATAACTTAAACTTGAATATTCGAGACCGAGAATTTCTGGTGTTGCTAGGCCCCTCTGGCTGTGGAAAAAGTACCACTATGAGAATGATTGCTGGCTTAGAAAAACCCTCACAAGGCGATATCTTGATCGATGGAAAGCGCGTGAACGAATTGCCCCCAAACGAGCGAGATTTGGCGATGGTGTTTCAGAGCTATGCGCTTTATCCACATAAGACCGTGCGCAACAACATCGACTTTCCGCTGAAAGTGCAAGGGCTAAGTAAGTCCCAACGCAATGAAATGATCGACGAGGTCGCGAAACGTGTTGAGCTCGACAGCTTACTTGACCGTAAACCAGCGCAGTTGTCCGGTGGGCAAAGGCAGCGCGTCGCCTTAGCCCGTGCCATTGTAAGACAACCCAAGTTATTTCTTCTCGATGAACCCCTATCAAATTTAGACGCCAAGCTACGATCCAGCATGCGCGCGGAGTTGAAGAAACTGCAACATGAATTGGCAGTTACCACCATTTATGTCACCCACGATCAGGTCGAAGCGATGACCCTTGCTGATCGTATTGTAGTGATCAATCAAGGAAAAATTCAGCAAGTCGGCACACCGGAAGAAATCTACGACAAACCTCAAAACACCTTCGTCGCAACATTTTTAGGTAATCCACCCATGAATATCATCCCCTGCGACCACATCAATCTTTGCCGTTCACTCGCCGTGCCCGAGGGGGCGGTCACACTTGGAATACGACCGGAAAACATCCAGCTGGTAAACGATCCCAACGCCATCATCCAAGCCACCGTGACCTTAACGGAGTTATTGGGTGACAGCTACTTGTATACATTATCGCTAAAAAACAGGGTATTGATGGTGAAAACATCACGGCAAATGCAAGTAAATACTGGCGAAACCATTGGGTTAGGGTTTTCCTCCGAGCACACCCACTGGTTTGATAGTGCTGGAGAGCGCATAGAACCCATATCTATGCGGTTACAATGA
- a CDS encoding enoyl-CoA hydratase/isomerase family protein yields MKHDHFTFIQLTYPAKHVALITFSRPEKLNALSEDMQNELILALDNVNQDDDVRVVMFTGSGDKAFVAGADINEYRGLQIKKFNDYQLQGRKAFETIEQLPKPTLALVNGYAMGGGFEIALACDLMIVASNAQMGLPEGLLGLCPGGGGTQRLLRAVGKAVTLDALLSAKRIKADEALRLGLASQVCSQDNLMSEGLKKASYLLKVSPTAQAAMKKLVRNGLDTPLESGLSWEQAELLQLYCSADGQEGVSAFLDKRTASFDMSSEIIASTGANNE; encoded by the coding sequence ATGAAACATGATCACTTTACTTTTATCCAACTGACCTACCCAGCCAAACACGTTGCGCTGATCACCTTTAGCCGACCGGAAAAACTCAACGCACTCTCTGAAGACATGCAAAACGAGTTGATTCTGGCGCTAGACAATGTCAATCAAGACGATGATGTTCGAGTTGTGATGTTTACCGGTAGCGGCGACAAAGCCTTCGTAGCTGGCGCAGACATTAATGAATACCGCGGTTTGCAAATCAAAAAGTTCAACGATTATCAGCTCCAAGGAAGAAAAGCATTCGAAACTATAGAGCAGTTGCCCAAACCGACTCTAGCACTGGTTAATGGCTACGCGATGGGCGGCGGATTCGAGATAGCCCTAGCCTGCGATTTGATGATAGTGGCGAGCAACGCCCAGATGGGGTTACCCGAAGGTTTATTGGGATTATGCCCCGGAGGTGGAGGCACGCAACGGCTATTAAGAGCGGTAGGAAAAGCTGTCACTCTTGACGCTCTCCTATCGGCTAAGCGAATTAAAGCTGATGAAGCGTTGCGTCTTGGTCTCGCATCTCAAGTTTGCTCTCAAGACAATCTCATGTCGGAAGGATTGAAAAAAGCCAGTTACTTACTGAAAGTCAGCCCTACGGCTCAGGCCGCAATGAAAAAGCTGGTTCGAAATGGGTTAGATACGCCGCTGGAATCAGGGTTAAGTTGGGAGCAAGCCGAACTTTTACAGCTCTATTGCTCCGCCGATGGGCAAGAAGGGGTCTCCGCCTTTTTAGATAAACGAACTGCTTCTTTTGATATGAGCTCTGAAATCATCGCCTCAACAGGAGCTAACAATGAATAA